The Thalassotalea psychrophila genome window below encodes:
- a CDS encoding FMN-binding protein — MNKIIFILLILTGSAFSVVADGVYQSNEQFLEQAFNAEIPKAEALWLTVDDKTVISAIMSRKFNQLRVRFWQQDGATVWILDEIGKEKPITIGVHIKNEKIVNLKVLAFRESRGDEVRHQFFTKQFINAELNEENQLTQHIDGITGATLSVRALNKVARLALWLDNKTQVTQ; from the coding sequence GTGAACAAAATAATCTTCATTCTATTAATATTAACTGGCAGTGCATTTTCAGTAGTTGCTGACGGTGTTTATCAGTCTAATGAGCAATTTTTAGAGCAAGCATTTAATGCAGAAATACCAAAAGCAGAAGCGTTATGGTTAACTGTTGATGATAAAACAGTAATCAGTGCCATAATGAGTCGCAAGTTCAACCAACTACGAGTACGATTCTGGCAACAGGATGGTGCAACAGTGTGGATACTTGATGAAATTGGCAAAGAAAAGCCAATCACCATTGGTGTTCATATCAAAAACGAAAAAATAGTTAACCTTAAGGTGCTGGCATTTCGTGAAAGCCGTGGTGATGAAGTTCGTCATCAGTTTTTTACCAAGCAATTTATTAATGCTGAGTTAAATGAAGAGAATCAGTTAACTCAGCATATCGATGGCATTACCGGTGCAACGCTGTCGGTTAGAGCATTAAACAAAGTCGCTCGTCTTGCACTTTGGCTAGATAACAAAACCCAAGTGACACAATAA
- a CDS encoding PepSY domain-containing protein has product MVKASKKSLHTKIIRHLREWHRKSGIFAAFLLIFLSISGIALNHTEAFKLGHTAITNQWLLQHYGIKDPSNSKYFFNKQFSVSDGYIFKNDILLQEGSENVIAIGQYLEFDLVLTQSKLSLFDDSGELVDQITHSDGLPSGIKAMAINTNANNNTIILNTLNGYYQSGQHLLEWQKVDFIVEPSWIKADQVTSDNINDAKLRYKSQFLTLERVVLDAHSGRIFGDYMVLFMDIIALAIIILSLSGLYIWIRYARSKR; this is encoded by the coding sequence ATGGTTAAAGCATCTAAAAAATCTCTTCACACAAAAATCATACGTCACTTACGTGAGTGGCATCGCAAATCTGGAATTTTTGCTGCATTCCTACTGATTTTTTTATCTATTTCGGGTATTGCACTTAATCATACCGAAGCTTTTAAGCTTGGCCATACTGCCATTACCAACCAATGGTTGCTGCAACATTATGGGATCAAAGACCCTAGCAATTCAAAGTACTTCTTTAATAAACAATTTAGTGTAAGCGATGGCTATATATTTAAGAATGACATTTTGCTGCAAGAAGGCTCAGAGAATGTAATAGCTATCGGCCAATATTTAGAATTTGATCTGGTGTTAACGCAAAGCAAGCTATCACTTTTTGATGATAGTGGTGAATTGGTTGATCAAATCACCCATAGTGATGGCCTGCCTTCTGGTATTAAAGCAATGGCCATTAATACTAACGCGAATAACAACACCATCATATTAAACACCCTAAATGGTTATTATCAAAGTGGACAACACTTGCTTGAATGGCAAAAAGTAGATTTCATTGTTGAACCTTCGTGGATTAAAGCTGATCAAGTTACAAGCGACAACATAAATGATGCCAAGTTACGTTATAAATCACAATTTCTTACGTTAGAACGAGTAGTGCTAGATGCACATTCAGGTCGGATATTTGGCGATTATATGGTGTTGTTTATGGATATTATTGCTCTTGCCATAATTATTCTTTCGCTCAGTGGCTTATATATTTGGATCCGTTACGCACGT